Within the Pseudomonas oryzae genome, the region CGGAGGAGTCACGCAGGCTGACGTCTTCCAGACGGCCGGCATGCACGGTCAGGCCGGAGACTTCCTGGGAAGTCAGCAGACCGCCGGTGAAGGAGCTCGGCAGCAGGCGGGTGTTGTTGTAAGACACGACCGGCAGGGTCGGCAGCAGGGTGCCCATGTGCAGGGTCGACTTGGAGATGCGCGCCTTGGCGGTCAGCCCCAGCTGGCTGTATTCGTCAACCGGGCTGCCGTCGGTTTCCAGCGGCAGCATGTTGCCGGCGGTGCGGCCGGGACCGGAGTCCAGCTTGACGCCCAGCAGGGCCAGCGCGTCGACGCCAACACCAACGGTGCCTTCGGTGTAACCGGATTCGAACTTGCCGATGAAGCCCTGAGCCCAGGTCTCACCGTAGTTGGCACCGGTTCCCTCACGGAAATCACGGTTGAAGTACATGTTGCGCAGCTCGAGGGTAGCCTTGCTGTCCTCGACGAGAGCGGCCTGAGCAACGGAAGGAAGAGCAATACTTGCTGCAACGATGCTCAAAGCCAGCTTCGAGCGCTGAGAGATCCTGATCATTCTTTTTATGTCTCCAGGGGACTTTTTATGATCGATCGAATAAAACCCGGCATCCGGCAGCGGTATGACGGGCAGGAGCGCCTTTTACCATCCGATTAAGATGTTAACAACCCTAGGATCGGCGGCAACGGCTTCGGCAACTCCCGGATCGACCTCGTCAAAAAATCGTAAAAACGCCGCGAGGTCAAGCCTGCCGACCTTTTTTCGCCACGCCAACCGGTCAGCCCCCCTCCTTTAGGATGACTTGACTCTACCCGTGCGCTGGCCGAGCATGACTGAGTTAACTTGTTAACGAAATCCTCCTGCCGCCTGCACGTCTTAGCCCGAGCGCATTCGCCCGGCGTCAGCGCGACGATCCATCCGCAGGAGCGCCAAGATGAACCCGCCACCAACAATTCCTACCAAAGGCGCGGTCCAGCCTCTCCAGCTACGCTGGATCAGGCACGACGACTGCGGGCCTCGCCTCCCGCAGCAGGCTTCATCTGCGACCCAAAGTCGAGCGCACAACCGAGACCGCAGAAGTCCGACGGACCGCCTGCAGAAACTTGATGCAATCGCTCGATTAACATGTTACTAATTTGGGTACAACAAAAACGGGAGACCCCCATGCGTACCTTGAACCTCGTTGCCCTCGCTGTATCCCTCGGTGTCGCCGGCGTTGCCCAGGCGGCCGATAGCTACACCCTCAAGGTGGCTCACTTCCTGCCGTCCACCTCCAACGCCCAGGTCAACATCATCGAGCCTTGGTGCGAACAGCTGCGCCAGGAGTCCAACGACCGCATCAAGTGCCAGCTGTATCCGTCCATGCAGCTGGGCGGCACCCCCGCCAAGCTGGCCGACATGGCGCGCAACGGCGTGGCCGACATCGTCTGGACCGCTCCGGCCTACTCCGCCGGCAAGTTCCCGCGCGTCGAGGCGCTGGAGCTGCCGTTCATGCTGCCCTACGGCGGCAAGGCCGGTAACGACATCATCTGGAAGTTCTACGAGCAGTACGCCAAGGACGACTTCAAGGGCTACAAGGTGCTCTCCGTGTTCGGCGACGGCGGCATGGACCTGCACACCCGCGGCAAGCAGGTGAAGACCCTTGCCGACCTGTCCGGCCTGAAGCTGCGCGCCTCCAGCCGTACTGCCGCCAAGACCATCGAAGCCCTCGGCGCCACCCCGGTGAGCATGCCGCCGGCGCAGATGACCGAAGCCATCTCCAAGGGCGTGGTCGACGGTGCCCTGGCCTCCTGGGAAGTGGTCCCGGCCACCAAGCTGAACGAGGTCACCCAGTACCACAGCGCCACCCCGGCCGGTCAGCCGGCGTTCGGCTACACCGTGCTGACCATGCTGATGAACCAGCAGAAGTTCAACAGCATGCCGAAGGACCTGCAGGAAATCATCGATCGCAACAGCGGCCAGGCACTCAACGACCGCTTCGCCACCGCCTGGGACAAGGCGATGGACAGCGCGCGCAGCGCCACCCCGGCCGACGGCCTGGTGGCCATCGACGAGGCCGCCTACAAGGGCATGCAGGATGCCGCTGCCGGCGTCGCCGACGCCTGGATCAAGGAGACCAGCGAGAAGGGAATCGACGGCAAGGCGCTGGTTGAAGGCGCCCGCAATCTGTCCTCCGCTACCCGGTAATCCGTCATGCAAGAGTCGCTCTCCTTCGAGAGCGGCCTGACCGTGGAACACGGCGCCTGCCGCCGTGTCCTGCACCACGTCGCCCAGGGCTTCGCCCTGGCCGGCGGGGTGGTCATGCTGCTGCTCATCAACATGTCCCTGATCTCCATCATCGGTCGCAAACTGTTCGCCACGCCGATCCGCGGCGATATCGAACTGATGGAGATCGGCGCATCGATCGCCATCGCCGCCTTCCTGCCGCTGTGCGAGCTGCGCGGTACGCACATCAAGGTCGATGCCTTCACCATGAAGCTGTCTTCGGGTGCCCTGCGCGTGCTCGACGGCTTCGCCCATCTGCTGTGTCTGCTCGCCGCGCTGCTGCTGGCCTGGCGCACCAGCCTGCAGATGCTCGACAACATGGAGTACGGCGACGTCTCCACCCTGCTGTCGATCCCGATGTGGATCCCGCTGATGTGCATCGTGCCCAGCCTGATCCTGCTGGCGCTGTGTTCGCTGGCCCGTATCACCGACATGATCCGTGGAGGTCGCGCATGAGCGGTCTTTCGCTCGGCCTGATTGCCCTGGCCATCACCCTGACCCTGCTGGCGCTGCGCGTGCACATCGGCATCACCATGCTGATCGGCGGCGCGGCCTGCTTCTGGGCGGTCAACGACGGCGACCTGTCCTCGCTGCTGTTCACCCTCAACAACCTGGCCTACTCGCGGCTGTCCAACTACGACCTGGCGGTGATCCCGCTGTTCGTGCTGATGGGCCAGTTCGCCACCCACGGCGGCCTGTCACGCGCCATCTTCCG harbors:
- a CDS encoding TRAP transporter substrate-binding protein produces the protein MRTLNLVALAVSLGVAGVAQAADSYTLKVAHFLPSTSNAQVNIIEPWCEQLRQESNDRIKCQLYPSMQLGGTPAKLADMARNGVADIVWTAPAYSAGKFPRVEALELPFMLPYGGKAGNDIIWKFYEQYAKDDFKGYKVLSVFGDGGMDLHTRGKQVKTLADLSGLKLRASSRTAAKTIEALGATPVSMPPAQMTEAISKGVVDGALASWEVVPATKLNEVTQYHSATPAGQPAFGYTVLTMLMNQQKFNSMPKDLQEIIDRNSGQALNDRFATAWDKAMDSARSATPADGLVAIDEAAYKGMQDAAAGVADAWIKETSEKGIDGKALVEGARNLSSATR
- a CDS encoding TRAP transporter small permease, with translation MQESLSFESGLTVEHGACRRVLHHVAQGFALAGGVVMLLLINMSLISIIGRKLFATPIRGDIELMEIGASIAIAAFLPLCELRGTHIKVDAFTMKLSSGALRVLDGFAHLLCLLAALLLAWRTSLQMLDNMEYGDVSTLLSIPMWIPLMCIVPSLILLALCSLARITDMIRGGRA